In the genome of Raphanus sativus cultivar WK10039 chromosome 4, ASM80110v3, whole genome shotgun sequence, one region contains:
- the LOC108850262 gene encoding uncharacterized protein LOC108850262, with product MVSRGLQRIVMRVDWHWSSHLSEKSFWSIKPPVTDSWAWRKLLDLSLLALLFCKTRLGNGRTASFWFDVWTPLGQLIDYIGLSGPRSLRIRTEAVVADAIRGNVWTFSHPKSQKEVDLHAFLTTISLPLSNVVVDDYEWVAGYFPLRSFRSYTTWEILRPREEVKDWVDIVWFKGGIPKHVFTMWVSN from the exons ATGGTTAGCCGTGGCTTACAGAGGATTGTTATGAGG GTTGATTGGCATTGGAGCTCTCACTTGAGCGAGAAATCTTTCTGGTCTATTAAACCCCCAGTGACTGACTCGTGGGCTTGGAGGAAGTTGCTTGACCTTAGTCTTCTTGCGCTTCTGTTTTGTAAAACCAGACTGGGAAATGGCAGGACGGCTAGTTTCTGGTTCGACGTCTGGACACCGCTGGGACAGTTGATTGACTATATTGGCCTTTCGGGACCAAGATCTTTGCGGATTAGAACTGAGGCTGTGGTGGCAGATGCAATTAGAGGTAATGTTTGGACATTTTCTCACCCAAAATCCCAAAAGGAAGTTGATCTCCATGCTTTTCTTACAACTATTTCCTTACCTTTGTCaaatgttgttgttgatgaCTATGAGTGGGTGGCTGGTTATTTCCCTTTGCGTAGTTTCAGGTCTTATACAACGTGGGAAATTCTGCGACCGAGGGAGGAGGTCAAAGATTGGGTGGACATCGTCTGGTTCAAAGGAGGTATTCCGAAACACGTATTCACAATGTGGGTTTCCAATTAA